Part of the Thalassoroseus pseudoceratinae genome, TTGGGCACGGCAAATCTATGAACGAGTCCGTCGCGGGAGTGCTGGTCGCAAAAAAATCGCGATTGTTGCCGTCGCTAGACGATTACTGGTGCGATGCTGGGCCATGTTGCGTGACGGAACGGCATGGAACCCTCCACTCACTGTGGGCGTTTCAGTGTAGAGAACCTGTTTGTCCAAAGTCCGGAAGCCAAGGCGTGTTGACGTGTCGATGATTGGAACGATGATAGCCCGTTGAAACCTTGGGCCATTTCAGCCCGCCTATGAGGATGGGCGTCATCGCAAGGACAAATGAGCCCGCGGATATAACAGCTCTGAACCCGCGGCAGCTCGGATAGAAGGGTGAACCAATCAACGGCGCTGACGCCACGGTTTTGGGTGACTCCGCTCCGAGACAATTGAGAGCTCTACGCTCCGTCACCCAAAAAAGCGAAAACAAGACTTGACAACCCGGCTTCATAGAAAGGTTTCATCAGCCCGATTTTGGGCGAAGGAGACCTGGAAGATGAGTGCGAAGAAACGCAAGCGGCATACGCCGGAGCAGATTGTCAAGAAGTTGCGAGACGCGGATGCGATGTTGAATGCCGGTCACGATTTGGCGGCGGTGCTGCAGTCACTCGAAGTCAGCGAATCCACGCTCGAGCGATGGCGGAAGCAGTATGGCGGGATGAAGTCCGAAGAGGCTAAACGTCTCAAAGAACTCGAAGATGAGAACCGCCGGTTGAAGCAGTTGGTAGCGGACTTGTCTTTGGACAACCAAATGCTGAAATCGGTGGCCTCAAAAAACTGGTGAGCCTTTCTCGAAAACGAACCGCTGTCGGGCTGCTTCAAAAGGAATTCGGCGTGTCCGAGCGTCGGGCCTGTGCGGTGCTCGATCAGCCTCGCAGCACGCAGCGATACATCGCCGAGCCTCGGCATGACGAACCGGCTTTGGTGAAACAGATGCTGAGTTTGGTTCGGTCTCATCCACGGCATGGGTATCGACGAATCGGACGGCTACTGCGTCGCGAAGGCTGGCGGGCGAGTGACACGCGAGTCTATCGACTATGGCGTCGGGAAGGGCTGAAAGTGCCAAGTAAGAAGCGGAAAAAGCGTCGACTGGGAACCAGCGAGAATGGCTGTCATCGCCATCGGGCCGAGTTCCAAAATTACGTGTGGTGCTGGGACTTCGTCTTCGATCGGACAACTGTGGACAACGGTTGGATAGTGCAGCGATCGTTGGTTGAATAGTGCAGCGCTCGGAGAGTTTGTTAGTTTATGGTTTCAGGATTCGTTCTCAAAGCCTTCGGATTCCTCCTCCGGAGGAGGAATCGATTGTGCCGATTATTTCGGCGGCTCGGGTGGCTTGGATTTTGCCGGTTGTTCTCGGCGTCGCTGGGCGTCTTGGAGTCGGTAGCTGGGGCCGGTCGCTTCCAGGATGTGGCAGCGGTGCGTGAGCCGATCGAGCACGGCTCCGGTGAGGCGTTCGCTGCCGAGCACTTCGGTCCACTGCTCGAATGGGAGGTTCGTCGTCACAATCACGCTTTGCCGTTCGTAGGCGGTGCTGATCACATCGAACAGTAGTTCCGCTCCGACTTTGCTCGGCGGCACATAGCCGAGTTCATCGAGGATGAGCACGTCCCATTTCCCCAGCTGCTTCTTGAGTTTGAGCAGTTGGCGTTCTTCGCGGGCTTCCATCAGTTGGGTGACGAGTTCGGTCACGCGATAGAACCGCACGCGACGGCCTTGGTGACAGGCGGCCAATCCGAATGCAGTAGCGATATGCGATTTGACTCAGCCATTGTTGTGCACCTCTGGGATCATGACTTGGTGGACTTCGTGGTTCTTCAGTTTCAACATGGCGTGCAAGACCTCCTCGGTTTGAGGAAATCGGCGACAGCGTTCCAGCGGATCGGGCGGCATCACAATTTGCCCGTTGGAGATTTTGCGATGAATCCAGGACGGATCGCGGCCGATGTGCTGAGCCATCTCCGGTAATGTCCAGGTCGTCGACTGCTCAGGCGGAGGCGGAGCAATTCGATAGCGTCGTTTCCATTTCGTCACGATTCGGGCCGTGAATTGTTCGCCTCGACATGGATGCAGTCCCGCTTGATTGAGGTCGGCGGCGATGCGGGCGTGCGACCGTCGGGCTTGGATTCCCTGCCGAATCACCTCCAGAATTCGCTGTTCGAGTTCCGTGCCTCTCAGTGAGAATCGCGGGAGACGCGAGGAGGTTTCACTGACCAAACCACCGACCCAGACGATGCGAATTTCAACCACTCCATCGGGCTGCCGATGGAGGTGAATGCCCGTGATCAACGTCCGCAACAGAGACTTCTTGGCGTCCCATGTGAGGTGCGGCCACAACTCGGGGAGTCGCCTGCCGACATTGGCGAATGCGTCTCGCAGTGCGGTCGGCACGCGGATCGGTTGCGGCGTCTGGCGGCGGGCATCCGCCAACGCCTCTTCGGCCTGCCGCAGTGCCAGGAGCGCCGCTTCCCAGCGGTCTTCGAGCGTCGCCGCGATCAGCCGGTTCCGCGGATCGACCGCGTCGTACTGCTGCTGGGCTCGGTGAGCGGCGTATTGCATTCGCAGAACCTCCAATTCCAACTGCCGCAGAACTTCATGATGAGTGCGGGACTGCTCCTGGGACACCGTTTCCAAAGCATCAATTTCTGCCGGACGCAACACTGCGAAGAACGCCGTCGTCACGGCTTCGTCGATCGGTTGGCCCGTCAGGTACAGACACGATCGTTTGCCGTAATGGCGAGACCGCGACGAACACACATATTGAAAGCGGTTTTCTTTGTAACTCACATGCAGGGCGTGTCCGCAGTGACCGCACCGCACCAGCCCGCTCAGCAAAGCACAACCGCTG contains:
- a CDS encoding transposase encodes the protein MSAKKRKRHTPEQIVKKLRDADAMLNAGHDLAAVLQSLEVSESTLERWRKQYGGMKSEEAKRLKELEDENRRLKQLVADLSLDNQMLKSVASKNW
- a CDS encoding IS3 family transposase, producing MSERRACAVLDQPRSTQRYIAEPRHDEPALVKQMLSLVRSHPRHGYRRIGRLLRREGWRASDTRVYRLWRREGLKVPSKKRKKRRLGTSENGCHRHRAEFQNYVWCWDFVFDRTTVDNGWIVQRSLVE
- a CDS encoding ATP-binding protein, which translates into the protein MATAFGLAACHQGRRVRFYRVTELVTQLMEAREERQLLKLKKQLGKWDVLILDELGYVPPSKVGAELLFDVISTAYERQSVIVTTNLPFEQWTEVLGSERLTGAVLDRLTHRCHILEATGPSYRLQDAQRRREQPAKSKPPEPPK
- a CDS encoding recombinase family protein encodes the protein MNGATKVRDTHLSRQAIVYLRQSTTKQVLHHQESAFNQRGLQTRLLELGWKAEQIDIIDEDQGHSAAHSAGRPGFGQLVANVGLSKIGIILGYEVSRLSRNNADWHQLLELCAIFDTIIGDADGLYHPRDFNDRLLLGLKGTMSAAELHSLRLRLDAGRLSKAARGELIQHLPTGLVRSPDQTVMLDPDQSIRERLQLVFAKFVELGTAQKVLTFFVRAGLKLPRRQTSGLFAGEVLWKDPTSASLTSILHNPAYAGAFVHGRRRADPTRQVPGRPATGRSRRPQAEWSALIPDVYPAYITWEQYEENQRRLAQNTLRIQQRLLVKQAHRSGCALLSGLVRCGHCGHALHVSYKENRFQYVCSSRSRHYGKRSCLYLTGQPIDEAVTTAFFAVLRPAEIDALETVSQEQSRTHHEVLRQLELEVLRMQYAAHRAQQQYDAVDPRNRLIAATLEDRWEAALLALRQAEEALADARRQTPQPIRVPTALRDAFANVGRRLPELWPHLTWDAKKSLLRTLITGIHLHRQPDGVVEIRIVWVGGLVSETSSRLPRFSLRGTELEQRILEVIRQGIQARRSHARIAADLNQAGLHPCRGEQFTARIVTKWKRRYRIAPPPPEQSTTWTLPEMAQHIGRDPSWIHRKISNGQIVMPPDPLERCRRFPQTEEVLHAMLKLKNHEVHQVMIPEVHNNG